The Sphingomonas sp. OV641 DNA window CCTTGGCGTCGCCCGCGTCATCTATAGCGAAAGCGAGCCGGGGCCCGATGGTCCTTTGTTCGACGTGCGCCGGGATCAGGCGGATGGCCTACCCGATGCCACCGGCCGGCATCTGTTTCCGCCCGCGTTCGATGCGCTGTTCGCCCGCTTCGCCGCCGGGGAGACGGTGGTGAGCGACGATTTCGCGGTGATCACTGGACCGATCACGGCCGGATTTCGCGACTACATGGCCGGAATCGGCGTGAATTCCGGACTGGCCGTGCCGCTGGTGAAGGGTGGGCAGCTGCAAGGTGTGCTGACCGTGCAGCACGATGCGCCGCGACGCTGGATGCGGGACGAGATCGCGCTGGTGGAGGCACTGGCGGAGCGTACCTGGGCCACGCTGACCCGCGCCCGCGCCGAGGAAAAGCTGCGCACGCGCGAGCGCGACCAGCAATTCCTGCTGCGCTGGACCGATCGGGTGCGAACGGCCGAGGAGCCGGCGGCGATCATGAACATGACGCTGGCAATGCTGGGCGAGCATCTGCGGGCCACCCGCACCTCCTGCGCCACGATCGAGATCGATCCGGACAAGGCGGACATGGCCGATGCCGGAAGCTATATCATTGTCGCCGAATGGGCGGCCCGAACGCCGGCCGGCGTGGGGCGCACGTTTCCGGCAAGCAACATCCCTGATGTGGTGCGACGCGCCTATCTAGCCGGCGAGATGCTGGTCAGTGCGGATCTGGCGCATGACGAACGGTTCAGCGCCGACGCCCGGCAGCGCTACGCCGAGAATCACATCGGTGCCCGGATCGGCGTGCCGCTGACGCGGGGCGGGGTGGTGCAGGCGATCCTGACGATCGAGCAGGACCGGGAGCGGCATTGGCGCCGCGCGGAAGTAGCGCTGATCGGCGAAGTGGCGGATCGGATGTGGGGGCTGCTGGAACGCGCGCGCACCGAGCAGGCGCTGAAAGCGCGGGAGCGGGACCAGGCCTTTCTGGTGGAATGGTCGGACGCGCTCAGGTCGCTCACCGCTCCCGAAGACATCATGCCGGTGACGATGGAGCGGCTTGGCCGCCATCTCAGCGCCACCCGCGTCACTTATGCCGAGGCGGACGATATCAAGCGAGTGTTCGAGACCTGCTGGGACTGGTGCGACGGCTGCCCCAGCCTGATCGGCACGCGGGTGTCGCTCGACACGATCGGAGAGCAGGCGCAGCGCGAATGGCTGGCGGGCGAAATCGTCCGTTATGATGATGTCACCGCCGACCCGCGCACCGACGCGGGCGACCTGGCCGTCTACGCCACAAGGCAGATCGGCGCGTTCGTCAGCATTCCCCTGATCCGCGATGGCAGGGTGGCCGCGATCCTTTCCGTTCAGTCGCGCGCACCGCGGCACTGGCGCGACCGCGAAATCGCGCTGATCCGCGACATGGGGGATCGCACCTGGAACGCGCTGGAACGCGCCCGGACCCAGGCCGAGCTTGCCAAGCGCGAACGCGACCAGGCCTTTGTGATCGCATGGAGCGACCGGCTGCGCGCCGAAACGTCGGTCGAGGTGATCGTGTCTACCACGCTTGCCGCGCTGGCGACCCACCTTGGCACGGCGCGTGCCAATTTCGCCGAGCCGGTCGCGGGAAGCGGCTTCACCGTTCTTCACGAATGGCGCGACGTGACCGGGAGCACCAGCACGGTGGCGCGCCCTGCCGTCAGCGATGCGGTGGAGACAGCCTATCTGGCGGGAGAGCCGGTGGTGGCCAGGGATGTGGATGCCGACCCCCGCTTCGACATTGACGCGCGCGAACGATATCGCGCGGTGGACGCCGTCACTTTCGCCGCGGTGCCGATGGTGCGCGGCGGAGCGACCCGGGGGCTGCTATCCGTGCAGGATCGGCAGCCGAGGGACTGGTCCGACCGCGAAGTGCAGCTGCTGCGCGAAGTGGCGGACCGGCTATGGACCATGCTGGAACGCGCGCGGGCGGAAGCTTCGCTGCTTCATCGCGAGCGCAATCAGGCGTTTCTGGTGGAATGGAGCGACCAGCTACGCCAGTTGACGACCGCCGATCAGGTGATGGCCGTCACGCTGGAGCGACTGACCGATTATCTCGGCGCGACGCGGACGACCTATTCGGTGGCGTCGGGCGCGGATCGCGAATTCGTCGTGGTGGCGAACTGGTGCGTCGGAGTGAACAGCGTCGTCGGCAGGCGCTTCTCCGTTGCCCAAGTGTCCGAGGCGGTGGCTGCGGAATGGGATGCGGGGCGCATCGTCCGGTACGATGACGTGGTCGGCGACCCGCGCGTTCTGCCGGGCCGCGAAGCCTATTATGATGAAATCGAGGTGCGCGCCTTTGTCACCGTGCCGCTGGTGGTGGAAGGCGAGATGCGAGCCTCTTTATCCGTTCAGTCAGTGCAGCCGCGGCGATGGCGCGACGCGGAGATCCAGCTGATCCGCGACGTATCGGAGCGATTGTGGATCGCGCTGGACCGCGCGCATGCGTTGGCGGAGCTGCGGCAGCGCGAGCGCGACCAGGCGTTCCTGATCGGATGGAGCGACCTGGTACGCGACGAGGGGCGTGCATCGGCGATCCTCTCGATGACGCTGGAGCGGGTGGGCCGATATCTGAATGCATTCCGAGCCAATTACACCGAGAGCGACGAGGCCGGCAGCGCGCTGCACGTGATCCGGGAGTGGACGCAGCAGGGCGTCCCGGCGCTTCTGGGCACGCATTTCCCGCTGTCGGTGCTGGGCGATCGCCTGATGCAAAGCCACCTATCCGGTTCGCCGGTGGTGGTGAGCGACGTCGCCAGTGACGACCGGTTCGACGATCGCAGCCGTCTCCTGTTTGAAAAGCTGGGGATCGGCGCGCTGATCAGCATGCCGCTGGTGCGTGGCGGCCGGGTCGCTGGTGCCCTGTCGTTGCAACAGGCGGAGGCGCGCGAGTGGCGGGCGAGCGAGATCCGGCTGCTGCGCGAGATCGGAGATCGCACCTGGGCCACGCTGGAGCGGGCCCGATCGGAGGAGCGGCTGAACGAAAGCGAGGCGCAGCTTTCGGCGTTCATGGAAAATGCGCCCGTGGCCATGCACCTGAAGGACGGGGAAGGGCGCTATATTCGCGTGAATCCGGAACTGGCGCGCGCGTCCGGGCTGCCGGCGGAACAACTGATCGGCCTGACCGCGGCGGATGTCTTTACCCCCACTCTGGCGCGCGAAGTCAGCAGGCTGGAGCAGCGCGCGCGGGCTGGCGAGACGGCAAGTGCCGAACTGGAGACCGGCCTGTCCGAAGGCTATGCCTCCGTCCTTACCATCAGCTTTCCGGTGCCCGGCGTCAGCGGAACGGCGCGCACCGGCGGCTTCACCATCGACCTGACGCAGCGCAAGCGCGCGGAGGAGGCGCTCGCGCGCAGTCGGGAGGCGCTGTACCAGACCGAGAAGCTGACCGCGCTCGGCTCACTGCTCGCCGGAGTGAGCCATGAGCTCAACAATCCGCTGTCAATCGTCGTGGCGCAGGCGGTGATGATGGAGCGGCAGGCCAAGGGCACCGAACTGGCCGAGCGCGCCTTCAAGATCCGCAAGGCGGCGGACCGATGCGCCCGGATCGTGCAGACATTCCTGGCCATGGCCCGCGCCAAGGAGCCGGAGCGTCGGCCGGTGGACCTGAACCAGGTTGCGATGGCGGCACTCGACCTGGCGGAATATGGCCTGAAAACCGAGGGCGTCCGGGTGGAACGCGGGTTCGATGAGGCCCTGCCGCAGATCGCGGCGGATGCGGACCAGCTGCACCAGATCATCATCAACCTTTTGATCAATGCGCAACATGCTTTGGCCGATCAGGCCGGTGAAAGGGTGGTTCGGATCACGACGGCGCCCGGCCCCGAGCCGATGACGGTCGTTCTGGATGTGGCGGACAATGGCCCAGGCGTACCCGAAGCGATGCGCCGGCGGATCTTCGAACCATTCTTCACGACCAAGACGCAGGGCGAGGGCACTGGCGTCGGGCTTTCCTTCTCCCAAGGGCTGGCAGAAGCGCATGGCGGGCGATTGTCGCTGCTATCCACCAGAAGCGGCGCGACGTTTCGGCTGACGCTGCCCGTCGATCCGCAGCAGACGCTGGGACGGGTGGAGCCCGAGATAACGCGATTGCCGACCGGATTGCCGCGACGCGCGCTGGTCGTGGACGACGAGGCGGAGATTGCGGAATCGCTGGCGGACTTCCTGTCGCTGGAAGGCTTTACCTGTGAAGTCGCCATTGGCGGGCGCGCCGCGCAGGCCCGATTGGCAGCAGGCGATTTCGACCTGATCGTCAGCGACCTGCGGATGCCTGACATGGACGGGCCGGCGCTTTACGCATTTGTACGCGAAACCCGGCCGGACCTTGCCACCCGCATGGCCTTTTCGACCGGCGACACGCTGGGCGTCTCGGCAGCGCGCTTCATCGCCGATGCGCAGCGGCCCGTGCTGGAAAAGCCGTTCGTTCCCGAGGCTGTCCGGCGCTTCCTGAACCAGATGGAGCTGGCATGACCGAAGCAATTCCGCACATCGTGCTGGTTGATGACGAAGAGGATCTGCGCGAGCCGACCGCCGCCTATCTTGCCGATCAGGGGCTGATGGTGTCCGAAGCGAGCGGCGGGCGAGCGCTTGACGTTATCCTGTCGGAGCAGCCCGTGGACCTCGTCGTGCTGGACGTGACCATGCCGGAAGAGGACGGCTTTTCCATCGCGCGGCGGCTGCGGGCGACGGGGCAGCCGCTGGGCATCGTCATGCTGACGGCGCGGCGCGACGTGATCGACCGGGTGGTCGGGCTGGAACTGGGCGCCGACGATTATCTGATGAAGCCGTTTGAACCGCGCGAGCTGCTGGCGCGGATCCGTTCGGTGCTGCGGCGTGCGGGCGCGATGCCGACGTCGGCGCAGGACACGCAAACGGCGCCGGTGAGCGTGCCGGGCGGCGGATACCAGACGGAATTCTGGATCCCCACGGGTCGCGGGCAGGTTCGCGTGGCGGTGGAAGCGATCGAATGGATCGAGGCCGCAAAGGATTACGCGCTGCTCCACACACCGGAGCGAAGCTACATGATCCGCGTGACGATGGGCGCGCTGGAGACGGCGCTGGACCCCGCGCAGCTGATGCGCGTCCACCGCTCCGCCTTTGTGCGGCCCGATGCCGTGCAGGCGATCAATCAGCTTGGCCGGCACACCACATTGGTGCTGAAATCAGGGGCAAGCGTGCGGGTCGGGCCGCAGCATGTGGGCGAGGTGCGACACCGCCTCAAGCGGTGATCAGCGCACCTGCGCGACCGGCGCGCCGGTGACCGGATCCGTCGCCGGAGTGAGGGTGAACAAGCCGATCGCGCCGAGCATGAACCCGCCGGCGAACTGCCACAGGAAGCTGGACTTGAAGAGGCGGGTCATAAGCGTACTCTGTATCTCTTTGCTGGTGGAGCGGACCTAGCCGCTCCGGCCTGAACCAGGGCTTGGCCGGTCGTTCATCGGTCGTTCGGCATGTAGGGCTGGCCGGAAGCCCATTGAATGACCAAGGCGGAAAGCAATCGTTTCCGCCAGGAAACCATTCATGTTCAGCGTTCCCGGTTCCGAACGTCT harbors:
- a CDS encoding GAF domain-containing protein encodes the protein MRHEIFFRHVADAIRDETDPAAILATVSDMLRRHLGVARVIYSESEPGPDGPLFDVRRDQADGLPDATGRHLFPPAFDALFARFAAGETVVSDDFAVITGPITAGFRDYMAGIGVNSGLAVPLVKGGQLQGVLTVQHDAPRRWMRDEIALVEALAERTWATLTRARAEEKLRTRERDQQFLLRWTDRVRTAEEPAAIMNMTLAMLGEHLRATRTSCATIEIDPDKADMADAGSYIIVAEWAARTPAGVGRTFPASNIPDVVRRAYLAGEMLVSADLAHDERFSADARQRYAENHIGARIGVPLTRGGVVQAILTIEQDRERHWRRAEVALIGEVADRMWGLLERARTEQALKARERDQAFLVEWSDALRSLTAPEDIMPVTMERLGRHLSATRVTYAEADDIKRVFETCWDWCDGCPSLIGTRVSLDTIGEQAQREWLAGEIVRYDDVTADPRTDAGDLAVYATRQIGAFVSIPLIRDGRVAAILSVQSRAPRHWRDREIALIRDMGDRTWNALERARTQAELAKRERDQAFVIAWSDRLRAETSVEVIVSTTLAALATHLGTARANFAEPVAGSGFTVLHEWRDVTGSTSTVARPAVSDAVETAYLAGEPVVARDVDADPRFDIDARERYRAVDAVTFAAVPMVRGGATRGLLSVQDRQPRDWSDREVQLLREVADRLWTMLERARAEASLLHRERNQAFLVEWSDQLRQLTTADQVMAVTLERLTDYLGATRTTYSVASGADREFVVVANWCVGVNSVVGRRFSVAQVSEAVAAEWDAGRIVRYDDVVGDPRVLPGREAYYDEIEVRAFVTVPLVVEGEMRASLSVQSVQPRRWRDAEIQLIRDVSERLWIALDRAHALAELRQRERDQAFLIGWSDLVRDEGRASAILSMTLERVGRYLNAFRANYTESDEAGSALHVIREWTQQGVPALLGTHFPLSVLGDRLMQSHLSGSPVVVSDVASDDRFDDRSRLLFEKLGIGALISMPLVRGGRVAGALSLQQAEAREWRASEIRLLREIGDRTWATLERARSEERLNESEAQLSAFMENAPVAMHLKDGEGRYIRVNPELARASGLPAEQLIGLTAADVFTPTLAREVSRLEQRARAGETASAELETGLSEGYASVLTISFPVPGVSGTARTGGFTIDLTQRKRAEEALARSREALYQTEKLTALGSLLAGVSHELNNPLSIVVAQAVMMERQAKGTELAERAFKIRKAADRCARIVQTFLAMARAKEPERRPVDLNQVAMAALDLAEYGLKTEGVRVERGFDEALPQIAADADQLHQIIINLLINAQHALADQAGERVVRITTAPGPEPMTVVLDVADNGPGVPEAMRRRIFEPFFTTKTQGEGTGVGLSFSQGLAEAHGGRLSLLSTRSGATFRLTLPVDPQQTLGRVEPEITRLPTGLPRRALVVDDEAEIAESLADFLSLEGFTCEVAIGGRAAQARLAAGDFDLIVSDLRMPDMDGPALYAFVRETRPDLATRMAFSTGDTLGVSAARFIADAQRPVLEKPFVPEAVRRFLNQMELA
- a CDS encoding LytTR family DNA-binding domain-containing protein, which translates into the protein MTEAIPHIVLVDDEEDLREPTAAYLADQGLMVSEASGGRALDVILSEQPVDLVVLDVTMPEEDGFSIARRLRATGQPLGIVMLTARRDVIDRVVGLELGADDYLMKPFEPRELLARIRSVLRRAGAMPTSAQDTQTAPVSVPGGGYQTEFWIPTGRGQVRVAVEAIEWIEAAKDYALLHTPERSYMIRVTMGALETALDPAQLMRVHRSAFVRPDAVQAINQLGRHTTLVLKSGASVRVGPQHVGEVRHRLKR